A genome region from Microplitis mediator isolate UGA2020A chromosome 4, iyMicMedi2.1, whole genome shotgun sequence includes the following:
- the LOC130666253 gene encoding brefeldin A-inhibited guanine nucleotide-exchange protein 1 — protein sequence MTMRNNSKTREMFIVRALEKILADKDVKRSHLSQLRKSCESALDDLRNEIKEVPNVQGEETVSNALPQPRNDSNVISAEKYFLPFELACQSKSPRIVVTALDCLQKLIAYGHLTGNVPDSTDPNKLLIVRIVETICSCFMGPQTDEGVQLQIIKALLTVMTSQHVEVHEGTVLLTIRTVYNVYLASRNLVNQTTARATLTQMINVIFARMETQAEEEAIRTSETPQQSEALVTSKVEAECETSSIVDTTTTTTSISNDTTSSFEAHQIVGEILDDIVNNVVPEDNSIKTTTTEEQPSIDHIPTDDNTDETANENDNMVTAKFTHVLQKDAFLVFRALCKLSMKPLPDGTPDPKSHELRSKILSLQLLLGILQNAGPVLRSNEMFVIAIKQYLCVALSKNGVSSVPEVFELSLALFLALLARFKVHLKMQIEVFFKEIFMNILETSSSSFEHKWMVIHALTRICGDAQSVVDIYVNYDCDLAAANLFERLVNDLSKIAQGRQALELGASPNQEKSMRIRGLECLVSILKCMVEWSRDLYVNPGVPVDQQLPTEPPDPPLGQPSLPRYGSAGSLSSANSSLIGIKEMPDSPEQFEVQKQQKEVWEAGIDMFNRKPSKGIQYLQEQHLLGTAPDDVARFLHNDERLDKTAIGDFLGDHNHNQVMYNYIDQMDFANRDLVTALRYFLEGFRLPGEAQKIDRLMEKFASRYCECNPNNGLFTSADTAYVLGFSIIMLTTDLHSPQVKNKMTKEQYIKLNRRISDNEDLPEEYLSKIYDEIAGNEIKMKSHPNRPGKQVISSEKKRRLLWNMEMELISTAAKNLMDSVSHVQAPFTTAKHLEHVRPMFKMAWTPFLAAFSVGLQDCDDPEIASLCLDGIRCAIRIACIFHMTLERDAYVQALARFTLLTANSPITEMKAKNIDTIKTLITIAHTDGNYLGSSWLDVVKCISQLELAQLIGTGIRPQLLGPPSKPYFPLPLNNFTNLTHNNSHQSNSLNLSSLDPSVKESIGETSSQSVVVAVDRIFTGSIRLDGDAIVEFVKALCQVSLEELSHPSQPRMFSLTKIVEISYYNMGRIRLQWSRIWQVVGDHFDRVGCSPRQNISFFAVDSLRQLATKFIEKGEFANFRFQKEFLRPFEHIMKKNRSPVIRDMVVRCVAQIVNSQAPNIRSGWKNIFSVFHHAASDRDESVVDLAFTMTGKIINDLYAKDFSIMVDSFQDAVKCLSEFACNASFPDTSMEAIRLIRTSASYIDANPQMFAEGMMDDSGMVSEEDRSWVRGWFPLLFELSCVVSRCKLDVRTRALTVLFDVVKTHGASFKPHWWKDLFQVLFRIFDNMKLPEQHTEKAEWMTTTCNHALYAIVDVFSQFYDILGPLLLGQLYSQLLWCVQQDNEQLARSGTNCLENLVISNGIKFDEETWTKTTRCILDTFESTLPSVLLTWKPPSSNKESDMDVITGDHDNHVGILKRSPSTQSLNNNNNNNNNNNNNNDLPRSRLFSSLLIKCVVQLELIQTIDNIIFYPATSRKEDQENLALAQADMLNGRSSDSGIDGSGSEQKEEQGMYCLLTTIHLLQLVDCLLRSHRFAKSFNVNNEQRNILWKAGFRGTVKPNLLKQETQSLACALRILFKMYNDETHRTNWSTVESHLVEISREALEYFLVLPNEAHRDAWTPILLLLLNRILKMCDNRFAVHAANCYPLLCEVMCFDLKPEPRSVLRRFFLRIGPVFRITQL from the exons ATGACAATGCGAAATAATTCTAAAACTAGAGAAATGTTTATAGTAAGAGCACTAGAAAAGATTCTCGCTGATAAAGATGTCAAACGATCACATTTATCACAATTACGAAAATCATGCGAATCTGCATTGG aTGATTTACGGAATGAAATTAAAGAGGTACCAAATGTTCAAGGAGAAGAGACTGTTTCTAATGCGTTACCTCAACCGAGAAACGACTCAAATGTCATATCAGCTGAGAAATACTTTCTTCCATTTGAGTTAGCTTGTCAAAGTAAATCCCCGCGTATTGTAGTTACGGCATTGGATTGCCTACAAAAGCTCATAGCTTATGGACATTTGACTGGTAATGTACCAGACTCGACGGATCCGAACAAATTATTGATTGTACGAATTGTCGAGACAATATGCAGTTGTTTTATGGGTCCGCAAACTGATGAGGGTGTACAGTTGCAAATAATAAAGGCATTGTTGACTGTAATGACAAGTCAACATGTTGAAGTACACGAAGGAACTGTTTTACTCACTATACGTACTGTTTATAATGTTTATTTGGCATCACGAAATTTAGTTAATCAAACTACTGCACGTGCTACACTTACACAAAtgataaatgttatttttgcACGTATGGAAACACAAGCA gaAGAGGAAGCAATAAGAACAAGTGAAACACCTCAACAATCAGAAGCACTCGTCACATCTAAAGTTGAAGCTGAATGTGAGACTTCATCAATTGTCGATACTACTACCACCACTACTTCTATATCTAATGATACAACTTCATCGTTTGAAGCACATCAAATTGTTGGTGAGATTTTGGATGATATTGTTAATAATGTTGTGCCAGAAGACAACAGTATTAAGACAACAACAACTGAAGAGCAACCAAGTATTGACCATATACCTACTGATGACAATACGGATGAAACAGCAAATGAAAATGACAATATGGTTACAGCTAAATTTACGCATGTACTTCAAAAAGATGCTTTTCTTGTTTTCCGTGCTCTTTGTAAATTATCTATGAAGCCATTACCTGATGGTACACCTGATCCCAA atcACATGAATTGAGATCTAAAATACTATCGCTACAATTACTTTTGGGTATTTTACAAAACGCTGGTCCAGTTTTAAGATCGAATGAAATGTTTGTTATTGCgataaaacaatatttgtgTGTAGCATTATCAAAAAATGGTGTTTCGTCAGTACCTGAAGTATTTGAATTATCACTGGCTTTATTTCTTGCTCTATTGGCGCGATTTAAAGTCCATTTGAAAATGCAAATTGAAGTGTTctttaaagaaatatttatgaatatactTGAGACTTCAAGTAGCTCATTTGAGCATAAGTGGATGGTGATTCATGCATTGACAAGAATTTGCGGCGATGCTCAGAGTGTTGTTGATATATACGTAAATTATGATTGCGATCTTGCGGCtgctaatttatttgaaag actGGTGaatgatttatcaaaaatagcACAAGGTCGTCAAGCATTAGAGCTTGGAGCTTCTCCTAATCAAGAAAAATCAATGCGTATACGCGGCCTAGAGTGTTTAGTATCAATTTTAAAGTGTATGGTTGAGTGGAGTAGAGATCTTTATGTTAATCCTGGGGTACCTGTTGATCAACAATTGCCGACAGAACCACCCGATCCTCCATTAGGTCAACCATCTTTACCACGTTATGGCAGCGCTGGAAGTTTGTCTTCAGCTAATTCTAGTCTTATTGGTATAAAAGAAATGCCAGATTCACCAGAACAATTTGAAGTTCAGAAGCAACAAAAAGAAGTATGGGAAGCTGGCATTGATATGTTTAATAGAAAACCCAGCAAAGGAATTCAATATCTCCAGGAGCAACATTTATTGGGTACTGCGCCTGATGATGTTGCGAGATTTCTTCATAATGATGAACGATTAGATAAAACAGCAATCGGTGATTTTCTTGGtgatcataatcataatcaagttatgtataattatatcgaTCAAATGGATTTTGCTAACAGAGATTTAGTCACTGCATTGCGATATTTTCTTGAGGGTTTTCGATTGCCTGGTGAAGCTCAAAAGATTGATCGTCTTATGGAAAAATTTGCTAGTCGATATTGCGAGTGCAATCCAaa CAATGGTCTGTTTACAAGTGCTGATACAGCTTACGTGTTaggtttttcaataattatgcTTACAACGGATTTACATTCACCgcaagttaaaaataaaatgactaAAGAGCagtatatcaaattaaatcgACGGATTAGTGATAATGAAGATTTACCTGAAGaatatttatctaaaatttatgatgaaattgctggtaatgaaataaaaatgaagtcACATCCAAATAGGCCAGGAAAacaag ttATATCAAGTGAAAAGAAACGTCGGCTATTGTGGAATATGGAGATGGAATTGATATCAACGgcagcaaaaaatttaatggactCTGTTAGTCATGTCCAAGCGCCATTTACAACCGCAAAACACCTGGAACACGTTCGGCCAATGTTTAAAATGGCCTGGACACCTTTTCTCGCGGCCTTTTCTGTTGGGCTTCAGGATTGCGATGATCCAGAAATAGCATCACTATGTTTGGATGGTATACGATGTGCTATTCGTATAGCTTGTATTTTTCATATGacg ttGGAACGCGATGCTTACGTTCAAGCACTGGCAAGGTTCACTCTTCTTACCGCAAATTCCCCAATAACTGAAATGAAAGCCAAGAATATTGATACAATAAAGACATTAATTACGATTGCTCATACAGACGGCAACTATTTAGGCAGCTCGTGGCTGGACGTTGTAAAATGTATTTCACAGTTAGAACTTGCTCAATTAATAGGCACGGGAATACGACCGCAGTTGTTGGGTCCACCATCAAAACCATATTTTCCATTACcgcttaataattttacaaatttaacaCACAATAATTCGCATCAATCAAATAGTCTCAATTTAAGTTCACTTGATCCGAGTGTTAAAGAATCAATTGGCGAAACAAGCTCACAGagtgttgttgttgctgttgatAGAATTTTTACTGGATCGATACGACTTGACGGTGATGCTATTGTAGAATTTGTAAAAGCTCTGTGTCAAGTATCACTTGAAGAACTTTCTCATCCATCACAGCCACGAATGTTTTCATTAACtaaaattgttgaaatttCTTATTACAATATGGGCCGTATTAGATTGCAGTGGTCAAGAATATGGCAAGTCGTTGGTGATCATTTTGATCGGGTTGGTTGTAGTCCACGacaaaatatatcattttttgctGTTGATTCATTACGACAATTggcaacaaaatttattgaaaaaggtGAATTTGCTAATTTtagatttcaaaaagaatttttacgACCATTTGAacatattatgaaaaaaaatcgatcaCCTGTTATTCGTGATATGGTTGTAAGATGTGTAGCTCAAATAGTTAATTCACAAGCACCAAATATACGGTCAGgttggaaaaatatatttagtgtATTTCATCATGCCGCTAGTGATCGTGATGAATCAGTTGTTGATTTGGCATTTACTATGACtgggaaaataataaatgatttatatgCTAAGGATTTTAGTATTATGGTAGACTCATTTCAAGATGCCGTTAAGTGCCTAAGTGAATTTGCTTGCAATGCATCCTTTCCGGATACTAGTATGGAAGCTATAAGACTGATACGCACTAGCGCCTCGTATATCGATGCCAATCCTCAGATGTTTGCCGAGGGTATGATGGACGACAGTGGAATGGTATCTGAGGAAGATCGATCATGG gTGAGAGGCTGGTTTCCATTGTTATTTGAATTATCTTGTGTTGTCAGTAGATGTAAACTTGATGTACGAACACGTGCATTAACTGTACTATTTGACGTCGTCAAGACACACGGTGCTTCATTTAAGCCTCACTGGTGGAAAGATTTATTCCAAGTACTATTTcgtatttttgataatatgaAACTTCCAGAACAACATACAgag aaagcCGAATGGATGACCACGACCTGCAATCACGCGCTCTACGCAATCGTCGACGTCTTTTCTCAATTCTACGATATTTTAGGTCCACTTCTTCTCGGTCAACTTTATTCCCAATTACTATGGTGTGTTCAGCAAGACAATGAACAGTTGGCTCGCTCTGGTACTAATTGCCTTGAAAATCTCGTTATAAGCAATGGTATTAAATTCGATGAAGAAACATGGACCAAAACAACTCGTTGTATTCTTGACACTTTCGAAAGTACTTTACCGTCAGTGCTCCTGACGTGGAAACCCCCGTCATCAAATAAAGAATCCGATATGGATGTTATCACCGGAGACCATGATAATCATGTGGGAATATTGAAGCGTAGTCCAAGTACACAAagtcttaataataataacaacaacaataataataataataacaacaatgacTTACCGCGATCACGATTATTTTCATCATTGCTTATAAAATGTGTAGTTCAATTAGAATTAATTCAGACTATTgacaatattatattttatcccGCAACATCACGTAAAGAggatcaagaaaatttagctCTAGCACAAGCCGATATGTTGAACGGACGATCAAGTGATTCGGGTATCGATGGCTCAGGTAGTGAACAAAAAGAAGAACAAGGAATGTATTGTTTATTAACAACTATACATCTTTTACAACTGGTTGATTGTCTTCTGAGATCACACAGATTCGCTAAAAGTTTCAATGTTAATAATGAGCAACGCAATATCCTTTGGAAAGCTGGTTTTCGTGGTACCGTTAAACCAAATTTACTGAAACAAGAGACCCAATCACTTGCATGTGCACTCcgtatactttttaaaatgtataatGACGAAACCCATCGTACTAATTGGTCAACAGTCGAGTCTCATTTAGTTGAAATATCACGTGAAgctttagaata